AGACCTTACATATCCTGCGTACGCAATCAAAGTAACTAAGATTCAGATAAAGACAATTTCTCAGTCGTTCTGATTGGTGTATGATTTGGTGTATATATCAACCGTGGAAGAAGAATCTAACATAAACTGAACATTAGATTCATCTGTAATATGGACATGAATTGAAAGAAAATATTATTTGGATGTGCAATTGCAGAATGATTTAACATTCAATTTCTAATCCTAATTTTTGAAAACCACATTTCCTTCCTTTGTCCATTTTCCACATCAATTGTATTTGTTTATGCTGGCTGAATTGAAAGGATGGGATTTGCAGTTCTTTGGCACACAACATGGGCCTGATATTAGAACTGACTGTACCCAAGACATGTTGTCCTAAGATACTCATGCCATATAATACTATTACTACATTACCGAGGCGTCTGGGCGAGTCTGTGGCCGTGACATGCTAATATCTTGAATGTCTGCTTAGCTCTTGAATGCCTGCACACCTAGCATGTGCACCTgaatgtttgtgtttgcatagaTATAAATACTTTGTACATTTGCTGGACCGCACCAATGAAACATACTGACCTACTGTGAGATTAGCTATCCAACTGGTGTGTCTGTATACAGGCACTGTTATTGGCTAAAGAGAGTAGGCTGGGAAGGCCACCACCTCTGGATATAAAGTCCAAGGATAAACAAGGAGGTCTTGTAATTTGCCACAATATGTAGTGTGTGCCTGTTGCACGCAGGCTTCTCGTGCTTTGTACTGGAAATGTTTTGGAAACATTGCTTCAATTATTGGTACTGTGTAAAACTATAACATTTCTGGAGGAAATAAACATGACCATAGAttttgattgtgtgtgtgtaagcaaTTATGTCTAGCTGGTTAGTCATGCGTTACCCACATAATACAATAAATGACTTGGGCTTTAAGAATTGCTTGTTTGTACTTTTAGTGAACTGAGGAAACTGTTATATGGCTTGACATGACTTATGAACCTCTGAAGGAGCCAAAAAATAATAGAGCGTAAGAACAGAAAACATCCAGGATGTAATCCAGAGAAAACTGGATCCCCAAGCAGTCCACCTCAGCCTTCAGATAATTCACATACAAACTCATTCTTTCTCTCACACAATCACGCACTTTCATATAAAAGACACACGCACAGAAGAGACGTCCTGTCCTGGACAGAAAATGCACATTTTGGTTGGATGGAATGGAATGTTCTCTCCTTCTCTCCAGCAGTCAAGGCAGCTGGGAATGGGATGAGGGAGAGTGGGAGGGTGCACAAGTTTTCTGTGCTTGGACAGTGTATGTATAAACTCCATCTCCCCTTATTTTTGCTGTATTTATTTTCTCAGTTTATTTCTAAACCAACTTATTTCAATTTCTTTTAGTCTATCTTTACCCCTGTTATGGACTTAAAAAACGGAATTATTTGGGTCACAAGCATTATGATGCCACGTGAATAAAATACTCTTGGCTAATATTCTTCAtgcacattttcagatattacAGCAATTCGTACCCCCTATTAAACTTACAAACTTCTATGTATAGTCATTAAAATTGTCATTGAAAGTTGACGTGTTCAGCTGCCAAACCCATTCACACAATAGTACTGCTACTGCCTGAGTTACTGCCTTGTGTAAGACTCCTGCTGAAATAAtcatctgtatgtgtgtgtggagagaaagagatttaTGGATTCCTATGGAGATGTGAATTGTATTTACTTGTTAGGGTTATATTTTTAGCTATATCGCTCAGCCCTAGTTCCTATATTATGCAACCCCAAACCTCATTCTTTATGCAATAAGTTTGCCTTGATCATTGTTTCTATTAATACACTATAATATTTAGATTTACAGAAGCACTGGCTTCCTAACATCACAAAAAAACCAAAGCGCAATAACATTCGTGGAAAGCACCAGATGACCAAAATACACCCGCTCCTCTATATCTCTTAGCGAAAGAATGTGAGTGAAGCCGTAGTtgcgtgtgtgtgcattgcgTGGCTGCTGACATTGATGGATTGTTACCACATGTTGCTGACGGACAAAAAGGTCTCTGTGTTCCAGGGAGATTCAGTGTGCAGCTGGGCGCTCGGTTAACAGCCTcttacacatacaaacacacacatgcatagaGATCTTACGCATTTGTATTGATTAGGCATTCAAACAAAACATGGGTGAAATTTAAACGGAACAGGTGATAATCTAAACCAGGTGGTATTGTTTTGATTTGATGTAATCTTCTTTGGGAATTTGTTATGCCTCATTAGTTTCTGCGGAAAGGTTGAGTTTTGAATTAAGGAAACTGTGGGTATATGCTCTCTAACTGAGACTGAGAGGATAATAATAGGGGTTATAGGGTGTGTGCACCTTTTgcatcttttattttttatgtgagAAAACATATTGAGTATacagtgttgttgtttttttcttttctttagtGAACTGTCCTTTAAACGTAGTAGAGGAAGAAAGAAGAAAATGCATTTGGTGTCAATGGCACCATGTTTGTTATGAGCTGCCAAGTTAGTGGAGAAGGAAAATTATAGTTCTTAATGACTTCATTCATAACATGTTACTCCATTGAGGTTTTAGTCATACCCTTCAACCCGTTTTCCCTTACACATTTGctcacatacacaaacattatGTCATTAATCTCAAGAGACTTGACTGGTGCACTGTAAACACCAGTATCTGTGGTAGTGTTCATCCTAACTCAAGAAAACACCAACTAAGCTTTAAACTGACAGATTTGGTTTTAAGATGCACATTATctgaaataatattaatataataatatatatttgttaGTATTTACCACTATACTTCTATGTCCCTTTAGAAAAATAATTTAAGCCTACTACATTTAGATTACGTTtatggcagacgcttttatccaaaggtaCTTCCTGTGGAtccaagctatacatttttatccgTGCagagaatcaaacccacaaccttttgcaccGCTAACGCAATGCACTGCCAACTGAGCTGCAGAAACAAATTAAGCATCtattattatgaaaaaaaaacaatgttttagaAGATTCAACCCCCCAAGGTTATGGCTCTAAAACATTTCCTCTGCTAAGTTACTATAGTTACACAGCACATTGTCCTTTTTCAACCTCTCGAGATCACATTGTATGCTTCATACACAATGGCATCTATTTTCCACTGGTTTCCTATTCACTCACACTGAAAAATACCTGTTCTTCAGATGTGAGTAAGGCAGCCATGAAAGGAACATTATTATGGCCTCTTGTGTGTTACATCAATGGTTCATATAATCTGTATAGATCTGTACGTCTTTTTCAACAAAGCTGACTTATGTAACAACAGGAGTTCTAGCTGAATGCAAGTGTGCAAGTGTAAAGATGAATGAAAATCAGAAGCGTTTATAAACAGTACCATGCaaattctgaaaaaaaaacttcttaaaGATTTAGACTGTTTGAAGCACCAGATAAATTGAATAACATTAAAACTTCTTTACTAAACTGTGTGTTGGTTACTGGAAGATTCATAACCACCTGTTTTCTGTCTGCTCTCTTTTTAGAACTCCATCCGTCACAACTTGTCCTTGCATAGCCGTTTCATCCGTGTACAGAACGAGGGAACTGGGAAGAGCTCTTGGTGGATGATCAATCCTGAAGGGGGTCGGGGAGGCAAAGCACCAAGGCGACGTGCAGTCTCCATGGACAATAGTAACAAATACACCAAGAGCGCACGTGGGCGTGCGGCCAAGAAAAAGGCAGCCCTGCAGGCGACCCAAGAGGGTTCGCTGGAGAATGTATCTGGTGGCGGTCTGTCCAAATGGCCAGGAAGTCCCACTTCCCGTAGCAGTGATGAACTAGAAACCTGTTGGACTGACTTCCGCTCACGAACTAACTCCAATGCTAGCACCCTGAGTGGACGCCTGTCACCCATTCTTGCCAATCCAGAGCTTGACGATGTCACAGATGGGCCTCCTCTCTCCCCAATGCTCTACTCCAGCCCCAGCAGTCTTTCTCCtccctcctcctcctcatcaAACTCCAAAACCTGCCCAGCTGAACTTCCAGGACTAGCTGATCTAACTTGCACAATTAATCTCAACGAGGCTGACAACTTAATGGATGGTTTGTTGAACAACATCAACACACAGGGGCAGGTAGTTCAAGGAGGTTCTGCTTTTACCTTCGGCACCAAAACCACCACTTGCCCCTCAAGCTCAACTTCATCCCTAACTGGGGGCAACAACAGTGCAGGACTCACCAACCCCATTTTTGGGCCTTCGCCGGCAGGCATTCGTCAGACACCCATGCAAACCATCCAGGAAAACAAGCAAACGACATTCTCTGGCATTCCTGGTTTTGGGAACTCGCTACAGGAGCTTCTGAACTCTGATTCATTGGGTTCTCATAATCATAGTGATGTCATGATGACGCAGTCGGACCCGCTCATATCACAGGCCAGTACTGCCATCACCTCTCAAAACTCTCGCCTTCGCAATGGCCTCATGCTCCGTAATGACCCCATGATGTCATCATTTAGCTCTGTGTTAAATGGTCGAAGTAGCCATCTTCAGATTAAGCAACACCATCCGGGGTCAAGTGCCCAGGGTTCTTTGCGTTCCCTCTCCAACAACAGGGTTCAAAGTCTAGCTAACGATGCTAATAATATAGTCTCTGCAAAGCAGCACCTCCAGCCACAGTCCTCTTTGTTGATGAGCGAGACACTTTACTCTGGGCTAAATGGAGGTAATGGGATGGGGATCTCAGGATCAGACCGGTTTCCTACAGACTTGGACCTGGACATGTTTAACGGGAGTCTGGAGTGTGATGTGGATTCCATAATCCGCTCAGAACTAATGGACTCTGATAGTCTGGATTTTAACTTTGATGCATTGGTGCAAAATGCTGTTAGCCTGAATCCTGTAGGAAACTTCACTGGGACAAAGCAGTCCAATCAAAGCTGGGTGCCTGGTTGATAGCATTTACATAGGTGAGCCAAAAGGTAGTCATAGCAGTCCGTTTTATGTAGAAACTAAAAGACAGATGAGAGTCATGAAagcaagaaagagagaaagacttAAATAACTAAAGAGTTACCAACTGccttttttccctttttttttagttttcctTAGATCCATTACtacaaaaataatgtttattggATCTACAAATTATAATGTTTTTACTATGACTTATTTCATCACATATATTTCTTCCCATGTCTTATCTAGGCTCAAAACTGCagtgaaaacaacaaattaaagaATAACTAAAATCCTGCACAAAAAATCCAACAGACTTGAAGTATCCTTTGCCAAGTATGCTGTCTGCAGCAAGCACTGGATGAAATGCCTGTTAACAGGCCTATCTGACTACAACATCCCCAAGATGTTTACCTTCAGTTCAGCAGACCCAGATTATAACAAAAGACTGCCCAATGGAGAAACAAACAGAATAGTGAACTTAAAGTTCATTATGCAACATTATGCAatgtttgaaacaaaaaattttgtgattaaatgtttaaagAGAACCGGAGCCCTGTTGTAGCTTTTCTCTCATAATCTACTTTTCTTTGGGTAAGGTCTCTATACTCTTTCTCTGTTTTCccaacatttttgttaaatgattgGCAATTTTGTCATCCTCTAAGCACTAATTTTGTCATTGATCAATGTGAAAATACAACTAGAGCTCAACAAATAACCTGGTGTAGTAATCAGGTGGAGTAATGTAGCATTATAGACACAATGCACTTCACCTTTCGCTTTAATTTTTTGTTCGTTGTTACCTTACGAAGTTAGCTCCCAATCTAAAATATAGTTGCctcataataataacaataaataaataatcactTTTTGATTTGACTTAATATAACCGTATAAGTAATGAATTTGTGTGTAATGTCTATAACTGAAAAAGTGACAAAATTCAAAGCTTAGCAGGTGAAGGCATTTATTTAGCCATAAAAACTATGGAAGTTGAACATATAAATGTAGCCAAAAGTATgaaaattaataaacaatatatACATTTACTTGCATTGTGGACATTTCCATGCCATACCAGGTGCTAAATTATCAGTGTTGAGCCCTGTGCTTTATTAAAGCCTCTGTGGCATTTGTGTTTCCCTGGTCACAAGGACATAGCATaaatgattagcattagcaaatGGCAGCATTCAACGACGGATGGGACTTTCCTCTGGAAGCCGTCTTTACTGAGTGAACACAATAAGCTATCTTTTGTATATTTGCCAAATTACTTGAAATTATAGGAGATGCTGGCAGCCAAAATCACAGAACACAAAAAGTGAAATTTGGGGACTTTTGTTCCTATATGCAAAATGCATCACTATTGCTCAGGGGAGAGTGGGGGCTCCATTACAACATCAGAGCCTCATCTTGAATTAACTGCAACCTGGCTGTATACAattaaaacaatgttttatGAACATTTGTACATGAATCAACAGGAATCCATCCTGTGTTGTTGTCAGTTTCTTGATGTCTTTACTGGGGGGTGGGCAGAGAGGATTGTCATTGTATTAAACATTGTTTTGTCCCATTGTTATTATCACAAATCATGTACAAATCTTAATGTTTGGTGTTTTGACCCTTCATTGCATACGTCCATGCATGCATGTAAATGTGCATATGCATCGTGTGAAATGCATATATACACATCCTGCTATACTTATGTAATGTAGTGATAAAACTGATAAATCTTTCACAGtacatgttttaaataaaatcaacTGTTATATGGGGAGTTGGTCAGACATGATTTATAGCGgtggtgtcaaactcaatttaGATTGTGGGCCAGATTAGATTAAATCCAATTTTATGCAGGCCAGGTTTTATTTTGTTGCATACTCATAAAATGGGGTGACAATAATCATTTACCATGGTATTTAGGGAATATTAATCAAACAGCAATATTAACAAGAAACTAAAGCACCAGGTCACGATTTAAGAAACTGTAAAGAGAATGTTTAGTTACAAACCAGATTCTGACAGTACTGAATTAgtaaggggcggttcacatttcacGTCTAAACTGGGCGGAAAATGCTTTCAAAGCGGCATTCTAAAAAGTTGAAGTATCTTCAACTGGCTGCGGCAACTGTCGCGTCCGCGTCGCTCTCTGTTTGAGCACGCTTGCCGCACAGCTACATTTGAAATATTATATTTGCATGTGCAAAAGACGCCAAATGTGAATCTTccctaatatgtaccatagCTTTGGTAGAATTTTACTTTGAGAAATTCACTACTTTATTACCCCTACATTATCCCTTGTACATCATGTCTTCAGCATAATTTAACTTTTTGTTCCTAGATCATCTAACAGGCCAGACTAGATGCCCCACAGACCTtgtgtttgacacccctggtttaTAGCATGATCCCACACCCATTTCTGCCTTCCTTGTCTACATTATGTGTTTCAGACAAACTGTAACTGATGACATTCAGTACACAGTGAAGtgatagttaaaaaaaaaatcatcagtAGAAAACACCTTACGCTATAAATTGATTCAGATAATTAATATATCATTAATTCCCCTATAACTGCCTTGCATGTATTTTTACACCTCATTTTAATTGGaagaaaacattttacatttgtttttcaAGCCACTGTCTTCCCAATTAAAACCAGTCACATCTTTAAACGTTACAGGTGTTATTTACTATACCCGTAGTGATAATCAGCATACCACTATTTCTGCATCTTGTCACTCTGATTATAgccttccttccttcctcccTCATCTCCTTCTTATTACCTTTGCTCTTTTACCTCTTTATCTCATTGTCATATGGCTTCTCTACTAGACGTTTGTGAGTATTTTCCTGTGTACTCCATTTGAATTGTTACCTAGTTTGTATAAGAAATGTTGCGCATGTAAATAAAGCTTGGTTGAGCTATATGCCTCTACTGGAAGTTATTtgaaaatgcatatatttaaatgttaaaccaACATGAAATCCATACATCTTGATTTTCTATTACAGTTTTTAATCTTTGGACGTTCCCTGTAAACATATGATGCAATGCCCATAGAAAGCTTTATTTTTAACCAGTTCATTGAACTGTGGTATGCCTTAAGTGCTAGGTTTAAGTACATAAAGTTAAATTTTATAGCTTAGAGTTCACAAATCCCTTATATGTACAAGTTATATGAGAAACATCTGACAGCCAAAAGAGAGTGTTGGCTTTCCCTTTCTCACAGATCCATAAGAAATGTCTGGAATCCTCCACCTGTCCCACTGAAACACGGACACATTCACAGGCCACCGCGCCAAAAGGTCAAGGGTTGTTACATAACTCTAAAGTCAAATCTGTTTTGCCAATACTGTTTATCAtgggtatgtgtgtgtatttaaggTGTGGTGTTTGCTGTGGGAACAACACGCTGATTCAGAAAACCACTCAAGAGTTCAAAAGTTACAAGGTCTCCTTCAACTGAACTGGATAGGGTTAAAATCATTCTAAAATCTGTGACATAGTATCAGTGTGCGTTGGTCTAATTTTGAGCTACAGAAAAAAGAAGTGCAAAAATCTCGATTTGAGGTtttgataaaaataaatacattaagcCCTCGTCTAGGGATCCCAATGCTGCAaatagtacactgtaaaaaatccttgctgccttaattttttacAAGATTTAAGTcatgtatattatttataataataataataataataaattttatttttaggcGCCTTACATGACACTCAAGGACACCTTACAACACAGTAAAACAGGCATTAGTAATGATATACACAATGTCAATGTCAAAAAACCctaaaaacaatattaaaacctaaaaaaatcacataaaagCCACCCGGAAAAGATGGGTCTTAAGGCGAGATTTAAAAACAAGGAGACTACCACTGTTTTGCACATCCTGTGGCAGCAAGTTGTCATTTATcatgacaagagatgagttgcttgaacttaaatgaagttgacttttttcaactatattttataagttatcacaactcatctgtagttataacaactcatctctagtcaagataaataatattaagttgaaatgacttgtaaattcaacaattaaacatctaaaattatgtttttaacaCGTTTTCTAACAGCTGTTCTGTCCAACATCTTAAACCTAATACAAAAGAAGCAAAGCACTTAAATATCCTTATAATAACATTCTCTACGATGTTTTGGTTTCGGTTTTAAAAACTGCAGTAATGAGAAAATATGATGTAAAAAGagttattaaaggtgcagtgtgtagattttagcggcatctagtggtgaggttgcgaattgcaccCCTCCCTTTgaagcacatagagaagctacaatAGCCGTCACAGGACAGACatgtcatcatctgagacaacgtagtgacgaCTGCGctttgtagagcagtttgtccgtttaaaGCTACATGACGGCGCGTAATGGCGGCTTACATGTAgggggacccgcggtgtatgtagataaaaatggctcattctaaggtaataaaaacaatacagttcattatgtaaggtctttatacaccactgataaaatAGTTAtctatattattttgcattgctctcaaaagatccttctaaaatgtacacactgcacctttaagagaaATAAAGGTTCTCAGACAGCATGCGGCCCCAAATACACGTACAGTATAGCTATACAGAAGTACAGttctaaaaatatctgtttctaCAAGAATTTACACACATATAATCTGTtgtcttaagtgaatgtttggttaactgttggggaaaaatatctgatgtgtaacattatattagatcCTCGCATTACAGTGTAGAACTTAAAGTtatctgtctcaatgtcaaccAAACaacaaaagaaagagaaagtaTACTTTCCTATAGATATTggttttgactttgtgtgtgatCAAATCTATTGATATTACCAGTGATTTTCAGGTATGGTTGTGGTGATTTTGTTTTGGATCGTTTAAATATCCTTGTAATaacattttttatgatattaataGAGAAAAACAATAACTGGTCAGATTTGCTAATTTATGTAGGGATTCAAAAGTGACACTGGAAGGAAAGTTTGATTTGTATATTGATGTATTAATGCATTAACATAGAATGTGTAAGAAGAAAAGAGAGTAATGGATTTAAAAATCTAAATGGGTTATTTTTcaatactgtaaatatatagagagaataaaaaatgtcattagACGGTTAAAAACATCAGACAAGTCTTTAATGAGTTTCAATGATGTCCCCTcaacatgtgtgtgtgcgcgcatgtCTGTGCATGAGTTTAGCTCACTCAACCTGTCTGTTCAGACTAAATTCACAGTAAAGGCCAGTGGAAAATTTGTGAGCACAACACGATGGTATGTCACCGCACTTACTACCAGGTTCCAAAATCCCCTTTCAGCCACACCTGTCAATGTAATTTATCATAAATAGAATCATTCTAACTAGTCATAAAATCATAATTAGTAATAATAATGTGCACACAtctagaaaaaaaatgtgtcaaCAGTGCACATATTTGTTTCACT
The nucleotide sequence above comes from Paramisgurnus dabryanus chromosome 12, PD_genome_1.1, whole genome shotgun sequence. Encoded proteins:
- the foxo3b gene encoding forkhead box protein O3B, with product MAESTLESSLDVAIDPDFEPQKRPRSCTWPLPESSSAKPAYNDVDIIPEEEDDEDDCAMAINANGVGEGEDSCSPSLATSGQENTGSPLSSQLASANTESPGASGQGSQPQTPRKTSSRRNAWGNLSYADLITKAIESTPDKRLTLSQIYDWMVRSVPYFKDKGDSNSSAGWKNSIRHNLSLHSRFIRVQNEGTGKSSWWMINPEGGRGGKAPRRRAVSMDNSNKYTKSARGRAAKKKAALQATQEGSLENVSGGGLSKWPGSPTSRSSDELETCWTDFRSRTNSNASTLSGRLSPILANPELDDVTDGPPLSPMLYSSPSSLSPPSSSSSNSKTCPAELPGLADLTCTINLNEADNLMDGLLNNINTQGQVVQGGSAFTFGTKTTTCPSSSTSSLTGGNNSAGLTNPIFGPSPAGIRQTPMQTIQENKQTTFSGIPGFGNSLQELLNSDSLGSHNHSDVMMTQSDPLISQASTAITSQNSRLRNGLMLRNDPMMSSFSSVLNGRSSHLQIKQHHPGSSAQGSLRSLSNNRVQSLANDANNIVSAKQHLQPQSSLLMSETLYSGLNGGNGMGISGSDRFPTDLDLDMFNGSLECDVDSIIRSELMDSDSLDFNFDALVQNAVSLNPVGNFTGTKQSNQSWVPG